The Cellulophaga lytica DSM 7489 nucleotide sequence CCAAGATACTGAAAAAACTATGCCACATTATAAGTTAGCAGTAGTTTTTTAACCTTTTTATGATAATTATAAGATAGATTTTTAAAAAGCATTCTTGTAAACATTATAAAAACGTATTTTTACGGTATAAATTATATGTTAGATGCAAAAACCATTAATATTAGTTACCAATGATGACGGAATTACAGCTCCGGGATTAAGATCTTTGGTAAAATTTATGAAAGAGATAGGTGATGTTGTTGTTGTAGCACCAGATAGTCCGCAGTCTGGTATGGGACACGCAATTACTATTAACAACACTTTACATGCTAACTTAGTAACTGTAGATGATATTGATGGTGCAGAACAAGAGTATAGCTGTAGCGGAACACCGGCAGATTGCGTAAAAATGGGACTTCAGGAGCTTTTAGACCGAAAACCAGACTTATGTGTTAGTGGTATTAATCACGGGTCTAACTCCTCTATAAATGTAATTTACTCTGGTACAATGAGTGCTGCTATTGAAGCCGGAATTGAAGGCATACCTGCTATTGGTTTTTCTTTGTGTGACTTTTCATGGGATGCAGATTTTGAAGAAGCCAAACCTTTTGTACAAAAAATTGTAAAACAAGCACTTGCAAACGGTATCCCTAAAGGAGTTGTTTTAAATGTAAACATTCCTGTTATTGAAAATGAAAAAATAAAAGGGATTAAAATTTGTAGGCAGGCACGTGCCAACTGGAAAGAAAAATTTGATAAACGAACCAACCCAATGGGAAAAGATTATTATTGGTTAACTGGTAAATTTGAATTGCTTGATAAAGGCGAGGACACAGATGAATTTGCACTTGCTAATAATTATATTTCTGTAGTGCCAACTCAGTTTGACTTAACAGCGCACCACACCATACAACAACTAAACAATTGGAATTTAAATGAACACTAAAAAAGAAGTTATAATTGGATTTCTTGTAGGTATAATTGCTAATACTATTGGTACATTAGCATATATTTTACTTTTTTCTGATTTAAGTATTGTAGAAACATACAAAGCAGCTGTAGAAAGTGACCATATTGGCAGTCTACTAGCACTTGGAGCTATATTAAATTTAATTGCTTTTTTTCTTTTTTTAAAAATTAAAAGAGATTATAGAGCCAGAGGTGTATTAATAGCTACATTATTAACTGCTCTTGTTATTTTATATTACAAGGTTTTTTAAATAAGTTACATACTACATGAAATATTACATTATTGCCGGTGAAGCTTCTGGAGACTTACACGGCTCTAACCTTATAAAAGCTATTAAAGTTGCAGACACTAACGCAAATATTAGGTGTTGGGGTGGAGACCTTATGCAACAAGCTGGTGGAGATCTTGTAAAACATTACAAGAGTATGGCTTTTATGGGCTTTATTGAGGTTATAAGTAATATTAATAAAATATCTAAAAACTTAAAATTTTGTAAAGAAGATATTGATGCTTTTAAACCAGATGCTATTGTTTTTATAGACTATTCTGGATTTAATTTGCGTATTGCAAAATGGGCTAAAGAAAATAATTACCGTACCAACTATTATATATCTCCACAAATTTGGGCCTCAAGAGAAGGTAGAATTTCTAAAATTAAACGAGATGTAGATGCTATGCACGTTATTCTTCCGTTTGAAAAAGATTTTTACGAAAAAAAACACAATTATCCAGTACATTTTGTTGGCCATCCCTTGTTAGATGCCATTAACAAACAACCACTTCCTAATGAAGCAAATTTTAGAGCCAACAATAATTTAGATCCTAAAAAACAAATTATTGCTTTATTACCTGGTAGTAGAAAGCAAGAGGTTCAAAAAATGCTAAACGTAATGTTATCTGTAACAAAATCCTTTACAAACTACCAATTTGTTATAGCTGGTGCACCAAGTTTAGATTTAGACTTTTACAAGCCCTATTTAAAAAATCCTCAAGTAGGCTTTGTAGCCAACCAAACTTATAGTTTATTAGCGTTGTCTACTGCTGCTTTGGTTACAAGTGGTACAGCAACATTAGAAACTGCATTGTTTAAAGTACCACAAGCGGTTTGCTATAAAGCTCATTGGCTGTCTTACTACATTGCAAAAAAAATAATTACTCTTAAATACATTTCATTAGTGAACTTAATAATGGACAAAGAAGTAATTAAAGAATTAATACAAGACGATTTAAATACAAACAACCTTACTTTAGAACTGAATAAAATATTATCTAAAGACACCAGAACAAAAGTTTTTGAGGAATATTACCAACTTGAAAAAAAACTAGGAGGAGTAGGTGCTAGTAAAAAAGCGGCAGAATTAATTGTTTCCAATACAAAAGCTAAAACATAAAAACCAATAAAATTTACTAAATTTGGTAACCAAGTGTCCTAAATTTTTCTTGGAATGATCCGTAAAGTAACTTTTTTTCTAATAATTCTTTCTCTAGGCAGCTGTGTCTCTAAAAAGAAAACCACCTACAGCAAAGATCGCAAAGTAAGCGTAGCACCATCTAAAGTAATCATAAAAAAAGGAGCCTCTTCTAAAGCCAAAAGAAAAGCAGAAGAAATTGCTGTTGAGCGTAAAGCAGACAAAATTATAAATTCTGCCTTGGCTTTTTCTGGCACGCCGTATAAGTTTGGTGGAACCACAAAAAGAGGAATGGATTGCTCTGGACTACTCTATGTTGCTTTTTCTGAACATAACATCACTCTTCCTAGAGTGTCTTACAATATGGCTAATGAAGGCAAAGAAATACGAGTTAAAGATGTAGAAAAAGGAGATTTACTTTTTTTTAGAACCTCAAAAAAAAGAAAACGTATAAACCATGTTGGTTTGGTAGTTGCAACAGATAATAACGAAATTAAGTTTGTACACGCTAGCACCTCTAGAGGTGTAATTGTTTCATCTTTAAGAGAAGGCTATTGGAATTATGCTTTTGTAAAAGCTACTAGAGTACTGTAATTTATGAAACCGTTTCAGTTTATTTCAGTAAAACTTACACTATGTTTAATTACTGGAATACTGATACAAACTGCTTTTAATTTTTCTGCTTTTTATTGCTTATACGCACTTATTACATCACTACTAATTCTTGGTATACTATTAAAAACATCTAAAAAAAGAGCATTAGTTTTTGGCATTGTAGCTGCTTTTGCAAGCATATTGTTGGGGGTAACTACTGCAAATTTTGCCACACCAAAAAATAACACATTACACTACAGTAATAAAACTATCACCAATACACATTTATGGCATTTAAAAATACACGAGGTTTTAAAATCTAACACTTACAACCATAAGTATGTAGCAACCCTTGTTACTCTGGACAACCAAAATGCTACAGGAAAATTTTTATTAGAGACACCAATAAATAGTGCTAAAACAATTTTTAATGTTGATGATGAACTTGTTGTATACACAAAGCTTTCTCCTGTTAACTCCCCTTTAAACCCGCATCAATTTAACTATGCTTTATACTTAAAAGATTTAGGCATTTACCATAAAATAGAAGCTAAAGACAATTACAAACTACTTTTATTAAACAATAAAACCCTAATTGGTACAGCTGCAATTATTAGAAATAATATTATTAACAAACTTAATGGTGCGGGTTTTAACCCAGAAGAATTAAGCATTATAAAAGCATTATTGCTGGGGGAACGTAATACCGTACAAACAAAAACCTTAGATGCATACAAAAATGCTGGCGCTATACACATTTTAGCACTTTCTGGTTTACATATTGGAATACTTTTATTGGTCTTACAATTTTTACTTTCTCCTTTAGAGTATTTACCAAAAGGCAAAACAATTAAACTTATTATTATAGTCTTATTTCTTTGGAGTTTTGCTTTCATTGCAGGCTTATCTAGCTCATTAATAAGAGCAGTAACTATGTTTACATTTGTTGCCTACGCTATGTTTTTAAACAGGCCAACGAGTTCTTTTAACATTTTAGCATTATCGTTATTTTTTATACTCTTATGCAAGCCTAACTTATTGTTTTCCGTAGGCTTACAAATGAGCTATGCCGCTGTATTTTCTATTGTACTATTTAATCCTATTTTTAAAAAATTATGGGAACCTAAATATTACCTTACTAATAAAATATGGCAATTGTTAACTGTTAGTTTAGCTGCTCAACTTGGAGTTTTACCTATTAGCCTATATTATTTTCATCAGTTTCCTAGTTTGTTTTTTATTACCAACTTAGCTATTATTCCGTTTTTAGGAGTTATTTTAAGTGTAGGTATTGTGGTTGTAATTTTAGCGCTTTTTAATGCTTTACCAAATTTTTTAGTTACACTTTACAACGGTATCATTTTTAGCATGAACAGTGTTGTAAAATGGGTTGCTACACAGGAAGATTTTTTAATTAAAGCCATTTCATTTAACAAGATACAAATAATACTTAGCTACCTTATTCTGCTAATATTGCTTTTATATATGACTAAAAAAACCTTTAAAAGAACAGCTTGGTTACTGGCTAGTGTTCTAGTTTTTCAATCATGCATAATTTACTATAATTACAAAGCATTACAAAAAGAAGAATTACACATATTACACCAAAGTAAACATACGGTACTAACCCACCAAACAGGAAAAGAATTAAAAGTTTACACTAATAATAGCCACATAAATCCGCAATCCATTCAAAATATTGCAATTGCAGAACGCGTAAATTCAATATCTAACCAAAAACTAAAAAATAACTACAGTTATAAAAACAAGCTACTAATTATTGTAGATAGTTTAGCAGTTTACCCTAAAAATAAAAACAGCATTGTACTACTCACACAGTCTGCTAAGCTAAATTTAGATCGTTTAATTACAGACATACATCCAAAACAAATAATTGCCGACGGTAGCAATTACAAAACCACAGTTGCCCTTTGGAAAGCTACTTGCTTAAAAAGAAAAATTCCTTTTTACTATACAGGAGAAAATGGCTATTATACCTTTCATTAATTACAAACACTAACTTTTATACCTTTATTTTCCAGATTTTTTACCATATTAGGAGCTATTCCGCTATCCGTAATAATTTCATCAATTTGATCTAGATTACAAATTTTAGCAAAGCTTTTTTTACCAAACTTAGATGAATCTGCTAAAACAATTATTTTTTGCGCGGCACCCAACATTTTTTTATTAAGCTGAGCTTCTTCTAAGCTAGAGGTAGATAAACCATACTCTAAATCTATACCATCTACTCCCAAAAAAAACTTACTACATGAAATGTTATCTAATATTTGTACTGCATAATTACCAATAACAGAAGCAGAACTATGCCTAACATACCCTCCAAGTTGCAAAATTTGTATGTCTTTATTATGTATTAAATGCAAAACAACATGTAAAGATGAAGTAATTACGGTTAGTTTCTTTTTAGGTTCTATAAACTTAGCCAATGCTTGCACTGTAGTACCAGATGCAATCATTATAGAATCATTTTCGTCTATTAATGTAGATGCGGTTTGCGCTATTCCTTTTTTTTCTTCAACAGAAATTTTTTCTTTTTCGCCAACTGCTCTTTCATTTATATACGGATTTTCTAATGATGCTCCGCCGTGAGTTCTAAAAAGCAACCCCTTTTCTTCAAGCAGGCGTAAATCTTTCCTAATTGTTACCGCAGAAACATTAAGTTGCTCACATAAATCTACAACTTCCACATGTTTTTCTCTTGCAAGAATATCTAATATAATCTGATGTCTTTTCATAGAATGATCAAATATAGTTAAAAAATGAAAAAAAATTAACATAATTTAGTTTCGTTTACTTTCGTTTTGTTTTAAAAATTTATTAGTTTTGATCAAAATCAAAAGAAAGTGACAAAAAACATATTTAACAGAGAAGCATTAATAGCACAATTACAACAGGAAAAAAACTGGGATGTATTAATTATTGGCGGTGGTGCTTCTGGTTTAGGAGCTGCACTAGATAGTGCTACTAGAGGGTACAAAACAGTATTGTTTGAACAGATAGATTATGCAAAAGGAACTAGTAGCCGTAGTACAAAACTAGTACACGGTGGGGTACGTTATTTGGCTCAGGGCAATGTAGATTTGGTAAGAGAAGCTTTGCATGAAAGAGGATTATTAGCTAAAAATGCACCGCATTTGGTTAGCAATCTCTCATTTATAATTCCAAATTACAAATGGTGGGGAACTCCATTTTACACCATTGGCTTAAAAGTGTATGATATTTTATCTGGTAGACTAAGTTTTGGAAAATCGTTTTCACTTTCTAGAAAAAAAACTATTCAGAAATTAAAAACAATAAAGACAGACGGACTAAAAGGTGGTGTTTTATACCATGATGGTCAGTTTGACGATTCTAGACTTGCTGTTAATATAGCACAAACAGCTATTGAAAAAGGCGCAACACTTTTAAATTATTTTAAAGTTATAAAGCTTACAAAAGACACTAATGGCAATACCAATGGTGTGGTAGTTTTAGACACAGAAACAAATACAGAGTATACTGTTTTTGCTAAAACAATAATAAATGCTACAGGTGTTTTTACTGATGAAATATTAAAAATGGATGATGCTGCTTCCAAAAACCTTGTACGTCCAAGTCAAGGTATTCACTTAGTTGTAGACAGGTCATTTTTACCAGGTAATGAAGCCATAATGATACCAAAAACTACAGATGGTAGGGTATTATTTTTAGTGCCTTGGCACAACAGAGTAATTTTAGGAACAACAGACACCCTTATAGACAGCCATAGTTTAGAGCCTAAACCTTTAGAAGAAGAAATAGATTTTATACTAGCAAATGCCAACGAGTATTTAAACAAAAATGTTAGTCGTAAAGACGTATTAAGTATGTACTCTGGATTACGTCCTTTAGCTGCACCAAAAGATAAATCTGAAAAAACAAAAGAAATATCTAGAAGTCATAAAGTTTTAGTTTCTAACTCTAAATTAATTACAATTACTGGCGGTAAATGGACAACCTATAGAAGAATGGCACAAGACACCATAAACAAAGCTATAGAAGTAGGACAGCTTGCCAAAAAGGAATGTGTTACAGAAGATCTTCAATTGCATGGCGCGGTTGCCAACAATGATATAATTAATCATTTATCCTTTTATGGGTCTGATGAAGCCAGTATTTTAGAAATGGTACAACATGACCCAAGTTTAGGTGAAAAATTGCATCCTAATTTAGAGTTTGTAAAAGCCGAAGTAGTTTGGGCAGTTAAAAATGAAATGGCAAGAACCATTGAAGATATTTTAGCTAGGCGTGTACGAGTATTATTTTTAGACGCCAAAGCCGCAATAGAAATAGCACCATTAGTTGCAGATATTATAGCTAAGGAACTAAATAAAGATAATGCCTGGAAACAAAATCAAATTGAAAACTTTACAAAAGTTGCTGAAGTTTATGTTTTAAAACATTAAGATTTCACTTAAAACCAAACAACCTTACACACAAAACATGGAGAAATATATATTAGCATTAGACCAAGGCACAACAAGCTCTAGAGCAATTGTATTTAATAAAATGGGAAACATTATATCTGTTGCTCAAAAAGAGTTTACACAGTACTTTCCCAAACCAGGCTGGGTAGAACATGACCCTGACGAAATTTGGTCTACACAAGCTGGTGTTGCTACAGAAGCTATTACAAAAAAAGGACTAGATGTAAAAAATATTGCTGCAATTGGCATTACAAACCAAAGAGAAACTGTAGTTGTTTGGGATAAAAAAACAGGTAAACCTGTTTATAACGCTATTGTTTGGCAAGACAAAAGAACTGCTGCATATTGTGATGAATTAAAAAAAGCAGGACACACAGATCTTATTAAACAAAAAACAGGCCTTGTAATAGACTCTTACTTTTCTGGAACTAAAATAAAATGGATTTTAGATAACGTAGAAGGCGCTAGAGAACGTGCAGAGGCTGGTGATCTATTAATGGGCACTATAGACTCTTGGCTTATTTGGAACTTTACAAAAGGAAACAAACACGTTACAGATGTTAGTAATGCGTCTAGAACGTTACTATTTAACATTAATACTTTAGAATGGGATGATGAGCTATTAGAGCTACTTACCATTCCTAAAAGTATGTTACCAGAGGTAAAAGAATCTAGCGAGGTCTACGGTCATACACAATCTGTTTTTTATGATTCTAAAATTCCTATTTCTGGCATTGCAGGAGATCAGCAAGCTGCGTTATTTGGACAAATGTGTACCAAGCCCGGAATGGTAAAAAACACATACGGCACAGGTTGTTTTATGCTTATGAATATTGGTAAAAAACCAACATTATCTAAAAATAACTTACTCACCACTATAGGTTGGAAAATTAACGGAGAAACACATTATGCATTAGAAGGCAGTATTTTTATAGGAGGAGCTGTTGTACAATGGCTTAGAGATTCTTTAAAAATTATTAGAACATCTTCAGAGGCAGAAACGTTAGCTAACAGCATTACAAGCTCAGAAGGGGTTTACTTTGTTCCTTCTTTTGCTGGTTTGGGGGCTCCTCATTGGAACCAACAAGCACAAGGTACTATTTTTGGATTAACAAGAGGCAGCACAGATGCACATATTGCAAGAGCAGCTTTAGAGTCTATTGCATACCAAACAATGGATATTTTAAAAGCTATGGAGGCAGATTCTGGCATTTTAATTAAAGAGTTACGAGTAGATGGTGGAGCTACTGTAAATAATTTACTAATGCAGTTTCAGGCAAATGTTTTACAAACTACTACTATAAGACCTAAAGTGGTAGAGACCACTGCTATGGGAGCTGCTTTTTTAGCAGGCCTAGCTGTAGGCTACTGGGATAGTCCAAAAGAAATTGAAGAAATTTGGCAAACAGATAAACGTTTTGAACCAGTTATAGAAAATGAAGAAATTTTAGAAGGCATTAAAGGTTGGTACAAGGCCATTAAAGCACTTGAATATTGGACAACCTTAAACTAAAAAAATGACTCCTTTTATTGCAGAAATTATTGGTAGTGCCATTCTAATTTTACTTGGTGGTGGCGTAGTTGCAAATGTTGTATTAAATAAAACTAATGGTAATAACAGTGGCTGGATTGTGATTACCACTGGCTGGGCACTTGCTGTTTATGTAGGTGTGGTTATAGCTGGGCCTTATAGTGGTGCTCATCTAAACCCTGCTGTTAGTATTGGTTTGGCTATTGCAAACAAATTTGAATGGTATAAAGTACCTATGTATGTACTTGCGCAATTTATTGGTACTATGGTTGGCGCTACTTTTGTTTGGCTTACATACAAACATCATTTTAATGAAACAGAAGATAAAGATGCTAAAAAGGCTGTTTTTTGCACTGCTCCTGCCATTAAAAATACATTTAGCAACTTATTTAGTGAGGCCATAGGCACTTTTGTGCTGTTACTTACTATTTTCTATTTTACAGATGCTACACTAACAGAGCCTAATACTATAATTGGACTAGGCTCGGTTGGCGCTATACCCGTAGCATTTTT carries:
- the glpK gene encoding glycerol kinase GlpK; the encoded protein is MEKYILALDQGTTSSRAIVFNKMGNIISVAQKEFTQYFPKPGWVEHDPDEIWSTQAGVATEAITKKGLDVKNIAAIGITNQRETVVVWDKKTGKPVYNAIVWQDKRTAAYCDELKKAGHTDLIKQKTGLVIDSYFSGTKIKWILDNVEGARERAEAGDLLMGTIDSWLIWNFTKGNKHVTDVSNASRTLLFNINTLEWDDELLELLTIPKSMLPEVKESSEVYGHTQSVFYDSKIPISGIAGDQQAALFGQMCTKPGMVKNTYGTGCFMLMNIGKKPTLSKNNLLTTIGWKINGETHYALEGSIFIGGAVVQWLRDSLKIIRTSSEAETLANSITSSEGVYFVPSFAGLGAPHWNQQAQGTIFGLTRGSTDAHIARAALESIAYQTMDILKAMEADSGILIKELRVDGGATVNNLLMQFQANVLQTTTIRPKVVETTAMGAAFLAGLAVGYWDSPKEIEEIWQTDKRFEPVIENEEILEGIKGWYKAIKALEYWTTLN
- a CDS encoding C40 family peptidase; the encoded protein is MIRKVTFFLIILSLGSCVSKKKTTYSKDRKVSVAPSKVIIKKGASSKAKRKAEEIAVERKADKIINSALAFSGTPYKFGGTTKRGMDCSGLLYVAFSEHNITLPRVSYNMANEGKEIRVKDVEKGDLLFFRTSKKRKRINHVGLVVATDNNEIKFVHASTSRGVIVSSLREGYWNYAFVKATRVL
- a CDS encoding DeoR/GlpR family DNA-binding transcription regulator, with protein sequence MKRHQIILDILAREKHVEVVDLCEQLNVSAVTIRKDLRLLEEKGLLFRTHGGASLENPYINERAVGEKEKISVEEKKGIAQTASTLIDENDSIMIASGTTVQALAKFIEPKKKLTVITSSLHVVLHLIHNKDIQILQLGGYVRHSSASVIGNYAVQILDNISCSKFFLGVDGIDLEYGLSTSSLEEAQLNKKMLGAAQKIIVLADSSKFGKKSFAKICNLDQIDEIITDSGIAPNMVKNLENKGIKVSVCN
- the surE gene encoding 5'/3'-nucleotidase SurE — its product is MQKPLILVTNDDGITAPGLRSLVKFMKEIGDVVVVAPDSPQSGMGHAITINNTLHANLVTVDDIDGAEQEYSCSGTPADCVKMGLQELLDRKPDLCVSGINHGSNSSINVIYSGTMSAAIEAGIEGIPAIGFSLCDFSWDADFEEAKPFVQKIVKQALANGIPKGVVLNVNIPVIENEKIKGIKICRQARANWKEKFDKRTNPMGKDYYWLTGKFELLDKGEDTDEFALANNYISVVPTQFDLTAHHTIQQLNNWNLNEH
- the lpxB gene encoding lipid-A-disaccharide synthase, which translates into the protein MKYYIIAGEASGDLHGSNLIKAIKVADTNANIRCWGGDLMQQAGGDLVKHYKSMAFMGFIEVISNINKISKNLKFCKEDIDAFKPDAIVFIDYSGFNLRIAKWAKENNYRTNYYISPQIWASREGRISKIKRDVDAMHVILPFEKDFYEKKHNYPVHFVGHPLLDAINKQPLPNEANFRANNNLDPKKQIIALLPGSRKQEVQKMLNVMLSVTKSFTNYQFVIAGAPSLDLDFYKPYLKNPQVGFVANQTYSLLALSTAALVTSGTATLETALFKVPQAVCYKAHWLSYYIAKKIITLKYISLVNLIMDKEVIKELIQDDLNTNNLTLELNKILSKDTRTKVFEEYYQLEKKLGGVGASKKAAELIVSNTKAKT
- a CDS encoding ComEC/Rec2 family competence protein gives rise to the protein MKPFQFISVKLTLCLITGILIQTAFNFSAFYCLYALITSLLILGILLKTSKKRALVFGIVAAFASILLGVTTANFATPKNNTLHYSNKTITNTHLWHLKIHEVLKSNTYNHKYVATLVTLDNQNATGKFLLETPINSAKTIFNVDDELVVYTKLSPVNSPLNPHQFNYALYLKDLGIYHKIEAKDNYKLLLLNNKTLIGTAAIIRNNIINKLNGAGFNPEELSIIKALLLGERNTVQTKTLDAYKNAGAIHILALSGLHIGILLLVLQFLLSPLEYLPKGKTIKLIIIVLFLWSFAFIAGLSSSLIRAVTMFTFVAYAMFLNRPTSSFNILALSLFFILLCKPNLLFSVGLQMSYAAVFSIVLFNPIFKKLWEPKYYLTNKIWQLLTVSLAAQLGVLPISLYYFHQFPSLFFITNLAIIPFLGVILSVGIVVVILALFNALPNFLVTLYNGIIFSMNSVVKWVATQEDFLIKAISFNKIQIILSYLILLILLLYMTKKTFKRTAWLLASVLVFQSCIIYYNYKALQKEELHILHQSKHTVLTHQTGKELKVYTNNSHINPQSIQNIAIAERVNSISNQKLKNNYSYKNKLLIIVDSLAVYPKNKNSIVLLTQSAKLNLDRLITDIHPKQIIADGSNYKTTVALWKATCLKRKIPFYYTGENGYYTFH
- a CDS encoding glycerol-3-phosphate dehydrogenase/oxidase, encoding MTKNIFNREALIAQLQQEKNWDVLIIGGGASGLGAALDSATRGYKTVLFEQIDYAKGTSSRSTKLVHGGVRYLAQGNVDLVREALHERGLLAKNAPHLVSNLSFIIPNYKWWGTPFYTIGLKVYDILSGRLSFGKSFSLSRKKTIQKLKTIKTDGLKGGVLYHDGQFDDSRLAVNIAQTAIEKGATLLNYFKVIKLTKDTNGNTNGVVVLDTETNTEYTVFAKTIINATGVFTDEILKMDDAASKNLVRPSQGIHLVVDRSFLPGNEAIMIPKTTDGRVLFLVPWHNRVILGTTDTLIDSHSLEPKPLEEEIDFILANANEYLNKNVSRKDVLSMYSGLRPLAAPKDKSEKTKEISRSHKVLVSNSKLITITGGKWTTYRRMAQDTINKAIEVGQLAKKECVTEDLQLHGAVANNDIINHLSFYGSDEASILEMVQHDPSLGEKLHPNLEFVKAEVVWAVKNEMARTIEDILARRVRVLFLDAKAAIEIAPLVADIIAKELNKDNAWKQNQIENFTKVAEVYVLKH
- a CDS encoding MIP/aquaporin family protein; protein product: MTPFIAEIIGSAILILLGGGVVANVVLNKTNGNNSGWIVITTGWALAVYVGVVIAGPYSGAHLNPAVSIGLAIANKFEWYKVPMYVLAQFIGTMVGATFVWLTYKHHFNETEDKDAKKAVFCTAPAIKNTFSNLFSEAIGTFVLLLTIFYFTDATLTEPNTIIGLGSVGAIPVAFLVWAIGLSLGGTTGYAINPARDLGPRIIHALLPIKNKAKSDWSYAWIPVVGPILGASLAAFLMLALS